One uncultured Carboxylicivirga sp. genomic window, GAATGGGAAGCAGGGATGACACTGAATATGGGACAATGGTTAAGTATACCTTTTGTAATTGCAGGTATTTACTTTATCTATAAAGCTGTGAAGAAATAAATTAATGTTGATGTTCTAGTCAATGGTTTTGGGATATAAGTCATTGATTATTAATCGTAAATTAACAATTTGAAAATATATTGTTTTTACTTTAGGGCCGTAGTTGTAATGACTTCGGCCTTTTTTTTCGTATTTTAGCAATTCAAGTTTAGAAAATATCTGACTTCCTACTCCGATTCGTTGAAAAGTCTGTATAGAGGACCTTTTAAGTATTACATAATAGTTTAAATCAATTAAGAATGAAAAAAATTGGGATTGGTTTATGTCTTGTTGTGCTATTGGGAAGTTGTGGCCTTTCCGGTAAGAGCGATAAGAAATTACCACGCGTAGCCATTGCCGGACTGGCAATCGAATCAAGTACATTTTCCCCGGCACAGTCTGATGTAGAAGCCTTTCGAACACGAAGAGGCGATGAAATTTATTCGTATTACACTTTTATGGATGCCGATTCGGCTACCCGTCAACGTGCTGAATATTTTCCAACATTACGCGGACATGCTATTCCAGGAGGAATTGTTACTCGCGAAGCGTATGAGACTTTGGTGACTGAAACGCTGGAGCGATTGAAGAAAGATCTTCCTTACGATGGATTGTTTTTTGATATTCATGGAGCCATGAGTGTGGTTGGCTTGGATGATCCGGAAGGTGATTTTATCGAAAGAGTTCGTGAAGTGGTTGGTTATGATTGTATTATTTCAACCTGTATGGATTTGCATGGTAATGTGTCGTGGCGATTGGCTGAAAATACCGATCTGATGACTTGTTATCGTTTGGCTCCACACGAAGATTCAATGGATTCAAAACGCCGTGCTTTGGTTAACCTTTTAGACCGGTTGGAAAGTGGTAAAGGAAAACCAGCTTATAAAGCCTGGATACCAGTACCTATTTTATTACCTGGCGAGAAAACAAGTACACGTATAGAACCGGGTAAGAGTTTGTACGCAAAAGTACCAACAATTGCCGATCAGGAAGGTGTGGTTGATGCAGCCATCTGGGTTGGATATGCCTGGGCTGACGAACCGCGCAATCGTGCATATGTAATGGTAGTGGGTGACGATAAGACTAAAGTCACTGAAGGAGCTGAGTATTTGGCTAAATCATTCTGGGATGTTAGGAGACAGTTTGAATTTGTGGCTCCTGTAGCTTCATTGGAAGAGAGTTTGGATATGGCTGTTAAAAGCGATAAAAAACCTTTTATCATCAGTGATATGGGGGATAATCCAACAGCTGGTGGGGCAGGTGATGTTACCTGGACGTTGACAGAGATATTGAAACGACTTGAATTCCAAAAGGCAGATGGTCCTCATATGATTTATGCGTCGATACCAGGGCCTGATTTTGTTGCCAAAGCAATTGAAATTGGTGAAGGAGGAAAAATTGACGCTGTTGCAGGAGCAAAGGTCGATAGTCGTTTTGCACCTCCTGTTCGATTGAACGGAACCATTAAAAAGATTGTTCAGGGTGATAAAAATGCAGATGTAGAGGTAGTTGTTCAGGTGGGAAGTGTTGATGTAATTGTTACCGGAAGACGTAAGCCTTATCATTATGAGCATGATTTTACCAACTTGGGATTGTATCCTCGCGAAGCTGATATTTTAGTTGTTAAGATCGGATATCTTGTGCCGGAATTATATAATATGCGTGGCGATTGGATTATGGCTTTAACGCCGGGTGGTGTCGATCAGGACTTGGAACGATTGGGTTATAAGAGAATTCATCGTCCAATGTTTCCTTTGGATAAAGACATGGAAGATCCGGATTTAAGTGCTCAGCTTGTGCCTGTTTCGGGTTCATAGAAATAAAGTTTCCATTTAGGAAATCCAGATTATTTATTTTAACCACAGATTACGCAAATTATCACAGAAATGGTTTTCCTTGGGAAAAGTGAATTGTTAATTAGTGTAATCTGTGGTTTTTACGTTTTTAGCCTGATTTTATAGGTAGCTAGTAATTATTTGGATAGTAATGGAAGTTACTTCTGACTACAGCCTTAAAACTACTGCCTAATATTTAAACATCCTTCCTTAATCGTTGTTGGTTTAAAAATATCTATTTTTGCAGCCTCAAAACAAAACATGCAAGCACTAAATGATTTAAACCAAACCGAGAAGAAAGCCTTTAGATATCATATCTTCTACAGTATTATGGAAGGTGTGGCTAACGGAGCCTTGGTGTTAAATGAATTTATTTTCATTAAATCCTTACAGGGTTCGAATGTACAACTGGCTTTCTTGTTCCAGTTCAGTATGGTAGTGTTTCTATTTGCCATGTTGGCTAATGAAATAATGCGCCGTTACTCCAATCGGAAAAAGTTTCTCAGAATTTCGGGTATCATAACGCGTTTACCTTTGGTGGGATTTGCACTGTTTCCAAATGTTCATGGTAAAGGATTGGATCCTATTTATCATTACCTCTTTTTGGCTGTTTTTTTGTTGTTTTATACCTCAAAAATTACGGTGATACCTTCTGTTAATCAGTATTTAAAAGGTAACTACAGGCATGAGAACTTTGGAAAACTGTTTGGTTATGCTACTACTGTAAACAAAGTAGCCATCATGTCTTCCACATTTATAACTGGTTTATTGCTCGACTTTGATCCCAATTCATACAAATGGTTTTATCCATTGGTTGGAATTTTTGGTGTTATTTCTGTTTTTCAGCTCACTAAAATGGAATTCGTACAAAATTTTCAGATGCCAACTAAACCATTGTGGTCAGCTATTGGTGGTTCTTTCATAAGAATCTGGAGTATTTTGAAGATAAATAAACCATTTCGTCATCTTGAATATGGTTTTATGATGTATGGTTTTGCCTGGATGAGTACACATGCAGTTATTACCATTTTTTACAAAGAAGCTCTTGATTTAAACTATTCATCTGTAGCTTTCTATAATAATGCTTTTAATCTGGTTGCGATTATTTTTTTACCCTTGTTTGGTAAATTAATTGGTTCACGCGATCCACGCAGATTTGCTATAATAACTTTTGGAGCCTTGATGTTATTCATCGTATTTACAGGTTTAACTGAGTATGTTCAATTCCATACTGAAATACTGGGTATTAAAATCTATTATATTTTGCTGTTGGCTGTGTTCTTCAATGGAATTTTTATGGGAAGCATGCCCATTTTGTGGGGAATAGGTAGTAGTTATTTTTGTAAATCTGATGAAGCGGCCGATTATCAGTCGGTACATTTATTTCTTACAGGTTTAAGAGCTTCAGTTGCACCTATTATCGGTATTCAGCTATATGAGTTGATGGGTTTCAGCACTGCATTTGGTTTTGGAATAGTATTTCTTACTATAGCAATTTTGTTTATGATCTATTCAGAACGAAATTTTCCAAGAAACTAGAAAAACAGATTTGTATTGTACCAGAATGTAAGGAGTTGGAAAGCTTACTACTTTTTTGTTGAACGTATCTTGTGTTTGCTTTTATTAATTATTAGATTATAAGTAGGTTAAAGCCTTGTTTTGATTTCTGGCATTGTTTCTGTTGTATTCTGATTTTAAATCAGGAATGCTATGCGCAACCAAAAAAATAGTGAAATACTGATCTTCCTAAAAGAAAGTGAACTGGCTGACAAGCGTTTTTATATCTTTCAGAATGAGTTGGGGGAACTGAGGGCCGTGGAGTCAGTTAAATTTAATCTTACAGAATTAAATCCGGGAGATAAACTAACTGCGGAGGTTTTTCATAAAGGATGCGCAGGACGGGAGATTCATCAAATTACAAAAATGAACGATTGCTAAATAAAAAAGCAGCCTACCAATAAATTGATAAACTGCTTCAACTATAGGTTAGTTTTAAAAATTATTTCTTCTTAAAAAGAAAGACTGTTCGACGCTGAGCATTGGGTGTACCAATAATATTATTGATATAGTCTTCTTTTTCAGTCATTTCACCGCTGCGCTGAATAAATCCTTTGCCTTTAGGCATACAATATGACCATGATCCTGATTGCGAACAATCACCCCATGAATCAACTAATACTATGGTATGACGTTCAACTGAGATGATGGTGTATTCATATTTCTTAGCAAGGTCAAATACTTCCTTAGCATTCGAATTGTTTATAACAAGCATCGTATCGGCCTGATGAGCAGCAAGCTGATTAATGTTGGCAATCGGTCTGTCTGCATTAAGCTTTGCATCAGAAAGGTTTAATACTTTGCTAAAAAATGTGCTTACTTTTTCTGCATTTGTTTGTGCATTTAAATACCCTGGTAACATCACTCCAAAGAGTATTAAAAGTCTGAATAGTTTCATAGGTTGTTTTATGTATATTTATTCTTTCCGTTCATAATTACGCGAATCAAACCAAAAAGTTATAAAAACCTTAATTTAGCTATGCTGTTTGAACATTTTAGTATCTTGTTGTTTCAAATGGAGAGATAAACCCAAAGAAAAAAATGATGAAAAAGTTATTATCGATAGTTCTAACTGTTTTGGTTGGTTTGAGTGCTTGTGTTCAAACTAAAAAAGACTCTGAAATACAGGGTAGTGTTTTTTATCTTGGAACTTATACCGAGGGGGAAAGTGAAGGTATTTATAAGTATTTACTCGATGATGAAGGTGTAATTCATGCAAAGGGCTTAATGGCTAAGGCTGATAATCCTTCTTACCTGGCATTTAGTAAAGACAGAAAAGTGCTCTTTGCAGTTGATGAAATAAACAGAGACAGCACAGGTGAAGTAAGATCATATAGTGTTGGCGAAGATACTCTGCAGCTGATTTCAGTAACTTCCAGTGGAGGAGCACATCCCTGTCATGTTAGTGTAAGTGATGATGGTCAGGTAGTTGTTGCCAATTACACCGGAGGTAATCTGGGTTGGCTTTCGGCAACCAAGGATGGCTTGCTCTCTAATTTATTGTCAGTTACACAGCACGAAGGGTCTGGTCCAACAGATCGTCAGTTGGCTCCTCATGCTCATTCAGCATGGTTTGTGGGTGATGAAGTGATTAGTTGTGATCTGGGGACGGATGAGTTATGGATTTATGACAAACTATTCAATTTGAAAGAAAAAGTGGCTATGACTCCGGGTGCAGGACCTCGTCACCTGTGTGCTCACCCTAATGGGGAATGGCTATATGTTGTAAATGAATTAAACAACACGGTTACCAGGGTGGCAAAGAAAGATGATCAATGGGAAGCGGCTGAAAGTATCGGTACTTTACCTGAAGATTTTGAAGGAGATAGTTTTTGTGCTGATATTCATATTTCTTCTGATGGAAGATTTGTATACGCTTCAAATCGTGGACATAATAGTATTGCAATCTTTTCAGTGGGAGCAGAGGGAGATTTGAGCTTACTGGCAAATGAATCAGTCAGGGGCGATCATCCACGAAATTTTGCATTATCACCCGATGAAAAGTTCTTGTTGGTTGCCAATAAAAATTCGCAAAACATAGTGGTGTTTAACAGAAATGCCGAAACCGGGTTGTTGACGTTTGTGAGTGAGATACAAGCTCTTTCTCCGGTTTGTATTTTGTTTGAATAACGGCTTTCACACCGGGTGCGACTTCAAGTTGTGCCCGTTGTCAGTCAAGTCGCGTCCGGAGTGAAATTATCCGATTTATTATATCCTTAAGCTATGAACTTCGAAAAAGGTCATCTGTACCATATCTACAATCAGGGAAATAATAGACAGGCTATCTTCTTTAAATCCGAAAACTACCTGTATTTTCTCCAGAAGATACGAACTCATCTGTTACCCTATTGCGATGTTCTGGCCTGGTGTCTGATGCCAAATCATTTTCATTTAATGGTAAGGGTTAATGTTATTGAAACTCACCTGATGACTCGAAGTCATCAGGTGAGTAAAAAGCTTAGCTTAAACAACTCCATTGCCACAATGCTCCGTTCTTATACACGTGCAATAAATAAGCAGGAAGATACAAGTGGCTCCTTGTTTCGCCAAAAAACCAAAGCCATATGCCTTACTTGTCCCAATGGTGTTGCTCCATCATTTTACAATACCAATGCCGGAGCTTTAATTAACATAGAACAACCAGAGGAACAATATCCGCAACAGTGTTATTCATACATCTTAAATAACCCTGTAAAGGCCGGCTTAGTTAGCAGAGCTATTGATTGGGAATATTCATCGGCAAAGGATGTTGCTGGCTGGCGTAAGGGAAGTATTATTAACCGGGATGTTATTGAGGATTACGGTTTGGTTTTTCTTATCTAATATATCCGGGGTGCGACTTTGAGTCGCGCCCTGGATCAATCAGATGCGATCCTTATAATTAACCATTCACCATTAACCATTCCCGATAGCTATCGGGCTTTTCCTTTTGCCTTTTAACTTTCTGGGCTATCTTTGCATGCTTAAAAACTAAAAAGATGACTTCACAAACAATGTATTATATAATTCTGGCCATTTTGGTTGTTCAGTTTGTATTTGATCAATGGATGGAATGGTTAAATAAAACCCGCTGGCAAGCCGAATTACCTGCTGAACTGGAAGGTATTTATGAAGCTGAGAAATACACCAAACAACACGAATACCGTAAGGCCAATTATGGATTTGGTGTTTTAAGCGATGTATTCAGTTTTGTAGTAATGATTGTTTTTCTGATGGCCGGAGGGTTTGCACTTGTAAATGGCTGGGTGATGAACTGGAGTGAAAACACCATTGTTCAATCGTTGCTTTTCTTTGCTGTTATAGGCTTTGGCTCCAGCATAATTGGTATCCCGTTTAGTATTTACGGAACTTTTGTTATTGAAGAACGCTTCGGGTTTAATAAAACCACTCCCAAAACGTTTGTGTTGGATATATTTAAAT contains:
- a CDS encoding MFS transporter, whose translation is MQALNDLNQTEKKAFRYHIFYSIMEGVANGALVLNEFIFIKSLQGSNVQLAFLFQFSMVVFLFAMLANEIMRRYSNRKKFLRISGIITRLPLVGFALFPNVHGKGLDPIYHYLFLAVFLLFYTSKITVIPSVNQYLKGNYRHENFGKLFGYATTVNKVAIMSSTFITGLLLDFDPNSYKWFYPLVGIFGVISVFQLTKMEFVQNFQMPTKPLWSAIGGSFIRIWSILKINKPFRHLEYGFMMYGFAWMSTHAVITIFYKEALDLNYSSVAFYNNAFNLVAIIFLPLFGKLIGSRDPRRFAIITFGALMLFIVFTGLTEYVQFHTEILGIKIYYILLLAVFFNGIFMGSMPILWGIGSSYFCKSDEAADYQSVHLFLTGLRASVAPIIGIQLYELMGFSTAFGFGIVFLTIAILFMIYSERNFPRN
- a CDS encoding lactonase family protein, coding for MMKKLLSIVLTVLVGLSACVQTKKDSEIQGSVFYLGTYTEGESEGIYKYLLDDEGVIHAKGLMAKADNPSYLAFSKDRKVLFAVDEINRDSTGEVRSYSVGEDTLQLISVTSSGGAHPCHVSVSDDGQVVVANYTGGNLGWLSATKDGLLSNLLSVTQHEGSGPTDRQLAPHAHSAWFVGDEVISCDLGTDELWIYDKLFNLKEKVAMTPGAGPRHLCAHPNGEWLYVVNELNNTVTRVAKKDDQWEAAESIGTLPEDFEGDSFCADIHISSDGRFVYASNRGHNSIAIFSVGAEGDLSLLANESVRGDHPRNFALSPDEKFLLVANKNSQNIVVFNRNAETGLLTFVSEIQALSPVCILFE
- a CDS encoding transposase, producing the protein MNFEKGHLYHIYNQGNNRQAIFFKSENYLYFLQKIRTHLLPYCDVLAWCLMPNHFHLMVRVNVIETHLMTRSHQVSKKLSLNNSIATMLRSYTRAINKQEDTSGSLFRQKTKAICLTCPNGVAPSFYNTNAGALINIEQPEEQYPQQCYSYILNNPVKAGLVSRAIDWEYSSAKDVAGWRKGSIINRDVIEDYGLVFLI
- a CDS encoding M81 family metallopeptidase; translated protein: MKKIGIGLCLVVLLGSCGLSGKSDKKLPRVAIAGLAIESSTFSPAQSDVEAFRTRRGDEIYSYYTFMDADSATRQRAEYFPTLRGHAIPGGIVTREAYETLVTETLERLKKDLPYDGLFFDIHGAMSVVGLDDPEGDFIERVREVVGYDCIISTCMDLHGNVSWRLAENTDLMTCYRLAPHEDSMDSKRRALVNLLDRLESGKGKPAYKAWIPVPILLPGEKTSTRIEPGKSLYAKVPTIADQEGVVDAAIWVGYAWADEPRNRAYVMVVGDDKTKVTEGAEYLAKSFWDVRRQFEFVAPVASLEESLDMAVKSDKKPFIISDMGDNPTAGGAGDVTWTLTEILKRLEFQKADGPHMIYASIPGPDFVAKAIEIGEGGKIDAVAGAKVDSRFAPPVRLNGTIKKIVQGDKNADVEVVVQVGSVDVIVTGRRKPYHYEHDFTNLGLYPREADILVVKIGYLVPELYNMRGDWIMALTPGGVDQDLERLGYKRIHRPMFPLDKDMEDPDLSAQLVPVSGS